From Ipomoea triloba cultivar NCNSP0323 chromosome 5, ASM357664v1, the proteins below share one genomic window:
- the LOC116020300 gene encoding uncharacterized protein LOC116020300: MIILNLQHPPPLISWGTPHSSQSKNRVIAFTTPQNYAARLSDLIHLKGWTPLWCPTVIVEPTPQTISSIRSHISPNPNPLLEDFSAIAFTSRTGISAFSEALSSIGTYPLTPTGEILVISALGKDLELLDESFISRICENPERIRVVAPRIATPTGLVEALGDGEGKKKVLCPVPLVVGLEEPPVVPAFLKDLAKKGWVPVRVNAYETRWGGAACAAEVVRRSGEECGIDAMVFSSTGEVEGLLKSLKEYGLDWETVRRMYPGLVVAAHGPVTASGAERLGVGIDVVSSRFDSFDGVVHALAHQWEYLDS; the protein is encoded by the coding sequence ATGATAATCCTGAATCTGCAACACCCTCCTCCCCTAATTTCTTGGGGAACTCCACACTCTTCCCAGAGCAAAAACAGAGTCATAGCTTTCACCACTCCTCAGAACTACGCCGCAAGGCTATCGGATCTCATCCACCTCAAAGGCTGGACTCCTCTCTGGTGCCCCACCGTCATTGTTGAACCAACCCCGCAAACTATTTCCTCTATCCGCTCCCATATTTCCCCAAACCCTAACCCCCTTCTTGAAGACTTCTCAGCCATTGCCTTCACTTCAAGAACAGGAATTTCTGCCTTTTCAGAAGCCCTGTCGAGCATAGGGACATACCCTTTGACCCCAACCGGAGAAATCTTGGTAATCTCAGCTCTGGGTAAGGATCTGGAGCTTCTCGATGAGTCTTTCATTTCAAGAATCTGCGAAAACCCGGAGAGAATCAGGGTGGTGGCTCCTCGGATTGCGACCCCGACAGGCCTAGTGGAGGCGCTGGGCGACGGAGAAGGGAAGAAGAAAGTCCTTTGCCCCGTCCCGTTGGTGGTCGGGCTGGAGGAGCCGCCGGTGGTGCCGGCGTTCCTCAAGGACTTGGCGAAGAAAGGGTGGGTTCCGGTGAGAGTTAACGCGTACGAGACGCGGTGGGGAGGGGCGGCGTGCGCGGCGGAGGTGGTGAGGAGGAGCGGAGAGGAGTGTGGGATTGATGCGATGGTGTTCTCGAGCACTGGAGAGGTGGAGGGGCTGCTGAAGAGCTTGAAAGAGTATGGGTTGGATTGGGAGACGGTAAGGAGGATGTACCCGGGGCTAGTGGTGGCCGCCCACGGTCCGGTCACGGCCTCCGGCGCCGAGAGGCTTGGAGTTGGGATTGATGTGGTGAGTTCCAGGTTTGATAGCTTTGATGGTGTTGTTCATGCTCTTGCTCATCAATGGGAATACTTAGATTCTTGa
- the LOC116019069 gene encoding N-acylphosphatidylethanolamine synthase has product MGRTIEWAATPNHLGGVPRKMVIAAVGCFAKAVANLINTTTVHNADTLLRLVGSRPPGIPLITVSNHMSTLDDPVMWGFKGFPTCDAKLARWVLAAEDICFKNSVLSYFFRLGKCIPIRRGGGIYQEHMNEALDRLSDGAWLHTFPEGKVCQEDAPIRRLKWGTASLIARAPVTPIVLPIIHHGFEKVMPENHMFGRRPPFPLCNKKMSIVVGKPIEFDLPVLRQMALSMSKESTFSSDDQWPKTVEGGLDEAAQKYLYTTISDQIRTAMERLRNRCKVHMKLECNLTSSEQSK; this is encoded by the exons ATGGGGAGGACGATAGAGTGGGCGGCGACACCAAACCACCTTGGCGGCGTTCCAAGAAAGATGGTAATCGCCGCCGTGGGCTGCTTTGCCAAGGCCGTGGCCAATCTGATCAACACCACAACTGTCCACAACGCCGACACCCTTCTCCGCCTTGTCGGCTCTCGGCCTCCCGGCATCCCTCTCATCACCGTCAGCAATCACATGTCCAC TTTGGATGATCCTGTAATGTGGGGATTCAAAGGTTTTCCGACTTGTGATGCAAAACTGGCGAGATGGGTATTGGCAGCAGAGGATATATGCTTTAAAAACTCGGTGCTGTCATATTTTTTCCGCCTTG GAAAATGCATACCTATTAGAAGAGGAGGTGGAATCTATCAAGAGCATATGAATGAAGCTCTTGACCGATTGAGTGATGGAGCCTGG TTGCATACATTCCCAGAAGGAAAGGTATGTCAAGAAGATGCACCCATAAGACGACTAAAGTGGGGAACTGCCAGTCTCATTGCCCGTGCGCCTGTAACTCCAATAGTTCTGCCAATTATCCATCATGGCTTTGAAAAG GTTATGCCTGAAAATCATATGTTTGGCAGAAGACCGCCTTTTCCATTGTGTAATAAGAAGATGAGTATAGTTGTGGGCAAGCCGATAGAATTTGACCTTCCTGTATTAAGGCAGATGGCGCTATCAATGTCCAAAGAGTCAACATTTTCAAGTGATGATCAGTGGCCCAAAACCGTTGAAGGTGGACTGGATGAAGCAGCACAAAAATATCTATACACAACGATATCAGATCAAATACGAACTGCAATGGAGAGATTAAGAAATCGCTGTAAAGTTCATATGAAGTTGGAGTGTAACTTGACATCTTCTGAGCAATCAAAATAG